A portion of the Thunnus albacares chromosome 5, fThuAlb1.1, whole genome shotgun sequence genome contains these proteins:
- the cd63 gene encoding CD63 antigen — protein MGVEGGMKCVKFLLFFFNFIFWLCGLALIVVGILVQINLHKTFMIRDPSASGAPIVLIGIGVVIFFIAFFGCCGAWKENYCMVTTFAILISLIIIVEIAAAIAGYIFRNKISNVVQDSLTEMITNYNNSTEDFKKAVDNLQEDLKCCGVNSSADWKNYRPNGNSVPDSCCVNVTTGCGIGTMTDPAKVYQKGCQDAVEALLKKHIQWVIVAALVIAFLQIMGIVFSCVLMRGIRSGYEVM, from the exons ttaTGCGGCCTAGCGTTGATCGTCGTGGGAATCCTGGTTCAGATTAATTTGCACAAGACCTTCATGATCCGTGATCCGTCAGCCTCCGGAGCTCCCATCGTCCTCATCGGAATCGGTGTGGTGATTTTCTTCATCGCCTTCTTTGGCTGCTGTGGTGCCTGGAAAGAGAACTACTGCATGGTCACCACG tttGCCATCCTTATCTCTCTTATCATCATTGTTGAGATTGCTGCAGCAATTGCCGGATACATCTTCAGGAACAAA ATCTCAAATGTCGTCCAGGATAGTCTCACCGAAATGATCACCAACTACAACAACAGCACAGAGGATTTCAAAAAGGCTGTGGATAATCTGCAGGAGGAT TTGAAATGCTGTGGCGTGAACAGCTCCGCCGACTGGAAAAACTACAGACCTAATGGGAACTCAGTGCCTGACTCGTGCTGTGTGAATGTCACCACCGGCTGTGGAATCGGGACCATGACAGATCCTGCCAAAGTGTACCAGAAG GGTTGTCAAGATGCTGTTGAGGCTTTACTGAAGAAACACATCCAGTGGGTGATAGTTGCAGCTCTCGTTATTGCTTTCCTGCAG ATTATGGGCATCGTGTTCTCCTGCGTGCTGATGAGAGGCATCCGCAGCGGCTACGAAGTCATGTGA